One segment of Desulfosudis oleivorans Hxd3 DNA contains the following:
- a CDS encoding sensor histidine kinase yields MNRTKWLITLILIFVSSCVALGFSLFLYIYWYIKVRAGLNRLVDRFDLNAVDILASHTWVVITVLSILVGIILLGLFTIFIYNLKTFQLFRLQRNFINNFTHELKTPVTSLRLFLATFLKHDLPREEQVKHIQTMISDVNRLESTIGSILDLAEIEGRTYAGDFVETDLVFLIRQFYQKTRHLFKNCAITVSAPPDGSFVCRLNPHLFEMLLMNLSTNAIKYNSAGTPEIHITFERKKNKVLVRVADNGIGIDPSEQKNIFKKFYQAGRADDRSAKGSGLGLYLVANIVRLHKGKIWVKDRPGETGSVFVVSLPLVTKPKDPA; encoded by the coding sequence ATGAACCGAACCAAATGGCTGATCACCCTGATCCTGATCTTTGTCTCCTCCTGCGTGGCCCTGGGATTTTCCCTGTTTCTCTACATCTACTGGTACATCAAGGTGCGGGCGGGACTCAACCGGCTGGTGGACCGGTTCGACCTGAACGCGGTGGACATTCTGGCCTCCCACACATGGGTGGTGATCACCGTCCTGTCCATCCTGGTGGGGATCATCCTGCTGGGTCTTTTCACTATTTTTATTTACAACCTGAAAACCTTTCAGCTCTTCCGACTGCAACGCAACTTCATCAACAACTTTACCCACGAACTGAAAACACCGGTCACCTCCCTGCGCCTCTTTCTGGCGACCTTTTTAAAACATGACCTGCCCAGGGAAGAACAGGTAAAGCACATTCAGACTATGATCTCTGATGTCAACCGCCTGGAGTCCACCATCGGCAGTATTCTGGACCTGGCGGAAATCGAAGGCCGGACCTATGCCGGGGATTTTGTCGAAACCGACCTGGTTTTTCTGATCCGGCAGTTTTACCAGAAAACCCGCCACCTGTTCAAAAACTGCGCCATCACCGTCTCGGCACCGCCTGATGGATCTTTCGTGTGCCGCCTCAACCCCCACCTGTTTGAGATGCTGCTGATGAACCTTTCCACCAACGCCATCAAATACAACAGCGCCGGCACACCGGAAATCCATATCACCTTTGAACGGAAAAAGAACAAAGTACTGGTCCGCGTGGCGGACAACGGCATCGGCATTGACCCGTCGGAGCAGAAAAACATCTTTAAAAAGTTCTACCAGGCCGGCCGGGCCGATGACCGGTCAGCCAAGGGAAGCGGCCTGGGCCTCTACCTGGTGGCCAACATCGTGCGCCTGCACAAGGGGAAAATATGGGTGAAAGACCGTCCCGGTGAAACGGGGTCCGTGTTTGTCGTCTCCCTGCCCCTGGTGACAAAACCAAAGGATCCGGCATGA
- a CDS encoding response regulator transcription factor — protein sequence MNSPDRKQILIIEDEAHIAQGLQLNLSLKGYDVMVAENGSRGLAAWKAHNPDLIVLDIMLPGMDGLSVLQHIRLEDEKIPILILSAKKEPIDKRKGLTYGVDDYLTKPFDLEEFLLRVDRLLTRASWSKKSAESLVPTRYTFGNNQIDFSLSQAVCRQGTIQLTDQEVKLLKLFITHQNRPLARKTLLEIGWGYTGDPSTRTVDNFIVRFRKYFEDDPRKPKFFKSMRSVGYVFTPHPEA from the coding sequence ATGAACAGCCCTGACAGAAAACAAATACTGATTATTGAGGATGAAGCCCATATCGCCCAGGGGCTGCAACTGAACCTCTCCCTGAAAGGATACGATGTGATGGTTGCCGAAAACGGCAGCCGCGGCCTGGCGGCCTGGAAGGCGCACAACCCGGACCTGATCGTGCTGGACATCATGCTGCCGGGCATGGATGGGCTTTCCGTGTTGCAGCATATTCGGCTGGAGGATGAAAAGATCCCCATCCTTATCCTGTCGGCCAAAAAAGAGCCGATCGATAAGCGAAAGGGCTTGACCTACGGGGTGGACGACTATCTTACCAAGCCCTTTGACCTGGAAGAATTTCTGCTGCGCGTGGACCGTCTCCTGACCCGGGCTTCCTGGAGCAAGAAAAGCGCGGAAAGTCTGGTACCCACCCGCTACACCTTCGGCAACAACCAAATCGATTTTTCACTGTCCCAGGCGGTCTGCCGCCAGGGCACTATTCAACTCACCGACCAGGAGGTCAAGCTGTTAAAACTCTTTATCACCCACCAGAACCGGCCCCTGGCCAGAAAAACCCTGCTGGAGATCGGCTGGGGCTATACCGGCGATCCCTCCACCCGCACCGTGGACAACTTCATTGTGCGCTTTCGAAAATATTTCGAGGACGACCCCAGAAAACCGAAATTTTTTAAAAGCATGCGGTCAGTGGGATACGTATTCACCCCGCACCCCGAAGCGTAG
- the atpB gene encoding F0F1 ATP synthase subunit A, with protein MEHPYLFFVKLFEALGFEHFAHTSVHIIYTWVVMALLITLGVLGARNIQIVPTKMQNFLEVLISGIEEFMVSVTGEEGRWFFPLAGTIAIFIAVSNLIGLVPGFFPPTASINTPLACAIVVFVFTHFIGIKYHGPKYIKHFLGPVWWLAPLIFPIEIIGHLARVLSLTFRLFGNMMGHESVLVILFMLGGAFFAPLPIMALGIFVAFVQAFVFFLLSVMYFAGAMEHAH; from the coding sequence GTGGAGCATCCCTATCTGTTTTTCGTAAAGCTGTTTGAGGCCCTGGGGTTTGAGCATTTTGCTCATACCAGCGTACACATTATTTACACATGGGTGGTCATGGCCCTGCTGATCACGCTGGGTGTTCTGGGGGCGCGCAACATTCAGATCGTGCCCACGAAAATGCAGAATTTTCTCGAGGTGTTGATCTCCGGCATCGAAGAGTTCATGGTGAGCGTTACCGGCGAAGAGGGCCGGTGGTTTTTCCCGCTGGCAGGGACCATTGCTATCTTCATTGCCGTTTCCAACCTGATCGGCCTGGTGCCGGGCTTTTTCCCGCCCACGGCCAGTATTAACACCCCCCTGGCCTGTGCTATCGTGGTGTTCGTGTTTACCCATTTTATCGGCATCAAGTATCATGGCCCCAAGTATATCAAACACTTTCTCGGGCCGGTCTGGTGGCTGGCGCCCCTGATCTTTCCCATTGAAATCATCGGCCATCTGGCCCGGGTGCTCTCCCTGACCTTCCGTCTCTTTGGCAACATGATGGGCCATGAGTCGGTGCTGGTGATTCTGTTCATGCTGGGCGGCGCCTTTTTCGCGCCCCTGCCCATCATGGCCCTGGGTATTTTTGTGGCCTTTGTGCAGGCATTCGTGTTTTTCCTGCTCTCCGTCATGTATTTCGCCGGCGCCATGGAGCATGCCCACTGA
- a CDS encoding acyl-CoA dehydrogenase family protein, with the protein MNPLSGPPCQAYFSAEHNMLRSALREFVKKEITPFVDEWERAGEFPRDLYRKMGDLGFLGIGFPEDFGGSGGDIFSTIVLNEEMMRCGAAGIVAGLGSHGIGLPPIAMKGTPDQVDRFVRPVLAGEKIAALGITEPGGGSDVANLQTTAVRDGDDYIVNGSKTFITSGIRADQLTCAVRTGDKGAHGISFLVIEADTPGYATGRKLEKMGWLASDTGEIFFDNCRVPVANRIGEENSGFYTIMENFQMERLHLCVMANMTAQLALEESIKYAKQRQAFGKPLKGFQVTRHKLVDMATLVEASREFTYRVAAKMNAGQNQVKEISMAKNFACQVSDKVTYDAVQIFGGYGYMKEYMVERLYRDNRILSIGGGTTEIMKEIIANFVVG; encoded by the coding sequence GTGAACCCACTTTCCGGTCCCCCCTGCCAGGCCTATTTTTCGGCGGAGCATAACATGCTGCGCAGCGCGTTGCGGGAGTTTGTCAAAAAAGAGATCACGCCCTTCGTGGATGAGTGGGAGCGAGCCGGAGAGTTCCCCCGGGACCTTTACAGGAAGATGGGTGATCTGGGATTTCTCGGCATCGGTTTTCCGGAGGATTTCGGCGGCAGCGGCGGGGATATTTTTTCCACCATCGTTTTAAATGAGGAGATGATGCGGTGCGGCGCCGCCGGTATCGTGGCCGGCCTGGGCTCCCACGGCATCGGCCTGCCGCCCATTGCCATGAAGGGTACCCCGGACCAGGTCGACCGCTTTGTGCGGCCGGTGCTGGCCGGAGAAAAAATCGCGGCCCTGGGCATCACCGAGCCCGGTGGCGGGTCGGACGTGGCCAACCTTCAGACCACGGCGGTGCGGGACGGCGATGACTATATCGTCAACGGCTCAAAGACTTTTATCACCAGCGGCATTCGGGCCGATCAGCTCACCTGTGCGGTCCGCACCGGCGACAAGGGGGCCCACGGCATCAGTTTTCTGGTCATTGAGGCCGACACGCCGGGCTATGCCACGGGCAGAAAGCTTGAAAAGATGGGGTGGCTGGCCTCGGACACCGGCGAAATCTTTTTTGACAACTGCCGGGTGCCGGTGGCCAACCGTATCGGCGAAGAGAACTCCGGGTTTTACACCATCATGGAGAACTTCCAGATGGAACGGCTTCACCTCTGTGTCATGGCCAACATGACGGCCCAGTTGGCCCTGGAGGAGTCTATTAAATACGCGAAGCAGCGGCAGGCCTTTGGCAAGCCCCTCAAGGGGTTCCAGGTGACCCGCCACAAGCTGGTGGACATGGCCACCCTGGTGGAGGCCAGCCGGGAGTTCACCTACCGGGTGGCGGCAAAAATGAACGCCGGCCAAAACCAGGTCAAGGAGATCTCCATGGCCAAGAATTTTGCCTGCCAGGTCAGCGACAAGGTGACCTATGACGCGGTCCAGATTTTCGGTGGCTACGGCTACATGAAAGAATACATGGTGGAGCGGCTCTACCGGGACAACCGGATACTTTCCATCGGCGGGGGAACCACCGAGATCATGAAAGAGATCATCGCCAATTTTGTGGTGGGGTAG
- a CDS encoding dihydroorotate dehydrogenase electron transfer subunit, which produces MMQHNARVLENRRINDTCLQLGLSCPASWAAAVPGQFVMLRLPAAGISATFLPRPFSIYRVTGDGRLDILYRVVGRATCAMAALGPGDGLNVLGPLGNGFSFGPDLKQAFLVAGGIGVPPVAFLAQHLAGRKGTAVDCTVFLGGATASDILCEADFSSLGMTVCIATEDGSAGTKGLVTDILAPALENQAPDAVFACGPPGMLRAVGSMATTRKVACQVSIETMMACGMGACMGCAVRSADNQAAYKHACTDGPVFDCSRIDLCGPLLSG; this is translated from the coding sequence ATGATGCAGCACAACGCAAGGGTTCTTGAAAACCGCCGGATTAACGACACCTGCCTGCAACTGGGCCTCTCCTGCCCGGCATCATGGGCCGCGGCCGTTCCCGGCCAGTTTGTCATGCTTCGTCTGCCTGCCGCCGGCATTTCCGCCACTTTTCTGCCCCGGCCTTTTTCCATTTACCGGGTGACCGGCGACGGCCGGCTGGATATTCTTTACCGGGTGGTGGGCCGGGCCACTTGCGCCATGGCCGCGCTGGGTCCCGGCGATGGCCTGAATGTACTGGGGCCTCTGGGCAACGGGTTTTCATTCGGCCCTGATCTGAAGCAGGCGTTTCTGGTGGCCGGCGGCATCGGTGTGCCGCCGGTGGCTTTTCTGGCGCAGCACCTGGCCGGGCGGAAGGGCACGGCGGTGGACTGCACCGTGTTTCTGGGCGGGGCCACGGCTTCTGATATTTTGTGTGAAGCGGATTTCTCCTCCCTCGGCATGACGGTCTGCATTGCCACGGAAGACGGCAGCGCCGGCACAAAAGGCCTGGTCACCGACATTCTGGCCCCGGCCCTTGAAAACCAGGCCCCGGACGCGGTGTTTGCCTGCGGGCCCCCTGGCATGCTGCGGGCCGTGGGCAGCATGGCGACAACCCGCAAGGTGGCCTGCCAGGTCTCCATTGAAACCATGATGGCCTGCGGCATGGGCGCCTGTATGGGATGTGCCGTCCGGTCCGCTGATAATCAGGCGGCTTATAAACATGCCTGTACCGACGGCCCGGTGTTTGATTGCAGCCGCATCGATCTGTGCGGCCCGCTTCTTTCCGGCTGA
- a CDS encoding AtpZ/AtpI family protein, with protein sequence MKEDTRRSLRELAYYSSLGLSIVLAIFIGLFVGVWLDSKFGTQPVWTFVFLGLGIAAGFRNIFHAMRKLQKADKADKGE encoded by the coding sequence ATGAAAGAAGACACACGACGATCTTTAAGAGAGCTCGCTTATTACAGCAGTCTGGGGCTCTCCATTGTCCTGGCCATATTTATCGGGCTTTTTGTCGGCGTGTGGCTCGACAGTAAATTCGGCACCCAGCCGGTGTGGACCTTTGTATTTCTGGGGCTGGGTATTGCCGCCGGGTTTCGCAACATTTTTCATGCCATGCGGAAACTGCAGAAAGCGGATAAGGCAGACAAGGGTGAATAG
- the mltG gene encoding endolytic transglycosylase MltG → MPAPKRILILVVILAVAGAGAWFGLLRYGATPADPGARNEQVLVVAPGMGINAVATLLHRAGIIHHPDLFRLFARTARGRHVIKAGEYRVSAAMPPSDILDRLFSGDVVLYRVTIPEGFAIDQIAGAVAQAGLATSEAFAAAARDSGLAKEMGIPADTLEGYLFPETYYFPATATPRKMATAMVDRFNAVFTDEWKTRATQQGFSVHQIVTLASIIEKETAHPDERPVIASVFHNRLAKRMRLESDPTVIYGIPDFDGNITRAHLRQETPYNTYRIRGLPPGPIASPGKESLYAALFPAQTGYLYFVAKNDGTHHFSATLAEHNRAVQTYQLGRRRKK, encoded by the coding sequence ATGCCGGCACCCAAACGCATCCTTATTCTTGTTGTCATACTGGCCGTCGCCGGCGCAGGGGCATGGTTCGGTCTGCTTCGGTACGGCGCCACACCCGCCGATCCCGGTGCCCGCAATGAACAGGTACTGGTAGTTGCCCCGGGCATGGGCATCAACGCCGTGGCGACCCTGCTGCACCGGGCCGGGATTATCCATCACCCGGATCTGTTCCGGCTCTTTGCCCGAACAGCCCGGGGCAGACACGTCATCAAGGCAGGAGAATACCGGGTGTCGGCGGCCATGCCGCCGTCGGACATCCTGGACCGGCTCTTTTCCGGGGACGTGGTGCTCTACCGGGTAACCATTCCCGAAGGTTTCGCCATTGACCAGATTGCCGGCGCAGTGGCCCAGGCCGGGCTGGCCACAAGCGAGGCTTTTGCCGCTGCCGCCAGGGACAGCGGGCTTGCAAAAGAGATGGGCATTCCGGCCGACACATTGGAAGGATACCTGTTTCCCGAGACCTACTATTTTCCGGCAACCGCCACTCCCCGAAAAATGGCGACCGCCATGGTGGACCGCTTTAACGCCGTATTCACCGACGAGTGGAAAACACGCGCCACACAACAGGGATTTTCGGTCCACCAGATCGTGACCCTGGCGTCGATCATTGAAAAAGAGACGGCCCACCCGGACGAACGGCCCGTGATCGCGTCGGTGTTCCACAACCGGCTGGCAAAAAGAATGCGGCTGGAGAGCGACCCCACGGTGATATACGGCATTCCCGACTTTGACGGCAATATCACCCGTGCCCATCTGCGACAGGAAACCCCTTACAACACCTACCGGATTCGGGGTCTTCCGCCGGGGCCCATTGCCAGCCCGGGCAAAGAATCGCTCTACGCGGCCCTTTTTCCGGCCCAAACCGGCTATCTCTATTTTGTGGCAAAAAACGACGGCACCCACCACTTTTCCGCCACCCTTGCAGAGCACAACCGGGCCGTTCAGACATATCAACTGGGAAGGCGGCGTAAAAAATAG
- a CDS encoding ATP synthase subunit I translates to MNSNVSIEQHILNFVTRSNWVLFFCLAVPGAIYLPRLVSGFICGALIVTINFHLLVRTLRNAFVPDRVVSKNAILAKYYLRFFVSGLLLFVLIAGRLVDPLGLIAGLSVVVASMFLATLFAIKKLIFKEAI, encoded by the coding sequence GTGAATAGCAACGTCAGCATTGAGCAGCACATTTTAAATTTTGTGACCCGCAGCAACTGGGTCCTGTTTTTCTGCCTGGCCGTGCCGGGCGCGATATACCTTCCCCGGCTGGTTTCCGGGTTTATCTGCGGGGCACTGATTGTGACGATCAATTTTCATCTGCTTGTCCGGACCCTGAGAAACGCGTTTGTGCCGGACCGCGTGGTTTCCAAGAATGCTATTCTGGCCAAGTATTATTTACGGTTTTTTGTCAGCGGCCTGCTGCTGTTTGTGCTGATCGCCGGTCGCCTGGTGGACCCCCTGGGGTTGATCGCCGGGCTCTCCGTTGTGGTGGCAAGCATGTTCCTGGCAACCCTTTTTGCGATAAAAAAACTCATCTTCAAGGAGGCGATATAA
- a CDS encoding cereblon family protein — protein sequence MQRHDHHTTAFTEHSRFPAIIGRVPLRCLKTEIENNLLTPPSAATRTGSEDEKAPEKQEALRCFRCLHPITRREEQTTVNGRHSHVFANPGGMIFEIGCFRGAPGCGHAGSPTLEFTWFDGYAWQVAVCSGCMSHLGWYYTTAGASFYGLILNRLIDAP from the coding sequence ATGCAACGCCATGATCACCATACCACCGCTTTCACTGAACACAGCCGTTTCCCCGCGATCATCGGCCGCGTGCCTTTACGGTGCCTGAAAACAGAAATTGAAAACAACCTGCTGACGCCGCCGTCGGCCGCCACCCGCACCGGCAGCGAGGATGAAAAAGCCCCGGAAAAGCAGGAGGCCCTGCGCTGTTTCCGGTGCCTGCACCCCATCACGCGACGGGAAGAGCAAACAACCGTCAATGGCCGCCACTCCCATGTTTTTGCCAACCCCGGGGGGATGATTTTTGAGATCGGGTGTTTTCGCGGGGCGCCGGGATGTGGTCATGCCGGTTCACCGACCCTTGAATTCACCTGGTTTGACGGCTACGCCTGGCAGGTGGCGGTGTGCAGCGGATGCATGAGCCATCTCGGCTGGTACTACACGACTGCCGGCGCATCGTTTTACGGCCTGATCCTGAACCGGCTGATTGATGCGCCATGA